The Constrictibacter sp. MBR-5 genomic interval ATCTCACCGGAGATCAGGGCCCTGTGGAGTTCCTCATAGGTGGACAGGCAGCCTGCGGGCCTGTCGCACGCCGCGCGTGCATGGGCGAGAACGTTGCGAATCTGCTTTGGGCGCATCGGCTTCGGCAGGCGGGGCGCCATGCGCAACCCGTAGGAGCGGCCGATCTGCTCGACGATCCCGACGAGCCTGTCGTCGCTGCCGCTCATGACCGCAACAGGAACGGTCGAGGCGCTGCTCGCAAGATCGCGCAGCACGCGAACACCATCGGTGTGGCCGAGGTCGAGATCGAGCAGCAGCAGGGATGCGCCCGCAACGCGGTCGTCGCGGGCGAACGCTGCCGCGCATGTGTGCGCGACGATGTCGAAACCCTGGGCCTCGGCCACTCGGCCCACGAAGCGCGCGACCGTCGGGTCGTCGTCCAGGACGACGAGTGTCGGCCGCGCTGCACTTTCGGCTGAGACCACCGGCATCTCGTCTCTTACCCCTATCCACGTCGGTCCCTGAGAGTGAGGGGGCACGGTTACCAGACGGTAAACCGCGGCGCCTTTTGCGAAAAAGGTTTGCGTTCCAACAGTGCAGGTATTCGCGCCATACTTGCAGATCGCCGGCGAAGGGGGACAGCGTCGCGCATGCCGACGGATGAGCGCTTAAACGAGGATGGCCGCCGGATCGGCCCGGCCGCGATCACGCTCGGCTACCTGGTCGCCGGGACCGCCTATATCCTAGTCTCCGACGCCTTCGTCGCAGACGCCTTCGGCGAGGTGGCGGGAACGGTCGGAACGTGGAAGGGGATCGTCTTCATCATCCTCTCCGGCACGGTTCTGTACGCCCTGCTGCGCCGGATGAACGAGCAGGCGGAGGACTACACCGCGGGGCTAAAGCAGAGCCGGCACGCGGCGCGCGAACTGTTCCTGCAGAACCCCGAGGCGATGTGGGTCTACGACCCGGACACACTCGCCTATCGCGACGTCAACGAGGCGGCGACGGAGCGCTACGGCTGGTCACGCGACGAATTCCTGCGCATGACGGTGCCGGACCTCCATCCCGAGGAAGACCGGGCAGAACTTCGCATCGCACTGCGAAGCCGCGGCCAGGGATTGCAGCGGGAGACGCACGCACGCCACCGCACGCGGCACGGCCGTTCGATGCGCGTGAGCCTCACAAGCCACTGCATCACACTGTCCGGCCGCCGTGCGATCCTCGTCGTCGCCCGCGACATGACCGATCTCGACGCCGCCGAGCAGGCTCTTCGAACGCGTGAGGCCCAGTTACAGGAAACGGCGGCCGACCTCCGAGAGCGGGTCAAGGAGATGCAGAGCCTCGACCGGATCCTCCGGCTGTGCAACCAGCCCGACATGCCGCTCGAGGCTCTTCTGGACGGCGTGGTGGCGGCACTGGCCAGCGGACTCCGCTATCCCGACGCTGCTGCCGTTCGCCTCACACTGGACGGGCGGACCTATGGGTCGGAGCCATCCCAGGATGCCCCTCCGCATCCCGCCGCCGGACCGGTACTCCGGGAGCCGATCGGCGGTGCCGACCAGTCGGGCTTTCTCGAACTCGGATACAAGCCGCCGATCGGCGGCCCGACCGGCGAGCCGTTTCTCGAAGAAGAAAAGGCGCTCGTCGAGGTCGTCGCCACGGAAGTGCGGCAGACGCTCGCGCGCCGACGGATCGGCGAGATGCTCCACTTACGCGACCGCGGACTGGCGGCGGCACCGACCGGAATCTGCATCGCAGCCAGGGGCGAGACCGACAGCCCCATCATCTTCGTCAATCCGGCCTTCCTGCGGATCAGCGGATATGGCGAAGAGGAAATCGTCGGCCGCGACTGCCGCTTCCTTCAGGGACCGGAGACGGATCCGGCGACAGTCGCGGCGATCCGCGCGTCGCTCGCCGGCGGCCAGACATTCTCCGGCGAGATCCTCAACTATCGAAAGAACGGCCAGTGCTACTGGAACGACCTCCTTATCTCGCCGATTCATGACGAAACAGGTCGCGTTAGCCATTTTGTCGGGGTAATGCGGGACGCAACCGCCAGATACAAGGCTCAGGAGAGAATCCGCCTGCTGGAGTCCGCTGTCGAAGCAGCGGCCAGCGCGATTGTCGTCACCGATGCCCAGGGGAAGGTGGAGTACGTGAATTCGGCGTTCCAGCGGATCACCGGCTACACCAGTGAAGAGGTGGTGGGAGAGACGCTGAGCGTTCTTAGGTCAGAACAGCACGACGACGCTTTCTTCCAGGACCTCTGGGATACGATCACGAGCGGCCGCGTGTGGCGCAGCCCTATCGTCAACCGGCGCAAGGACGGTACGCTCTACCGTGCTGGCCAAGTGATCGCACCGATCCACGACCGCCACGACCGGATCACGCACTTCGTCGCGATCCAGGAGGACACGACCGCTCTGCACGAAGCCGAGGAACAGTTGCGACATGCCCAGCGGCTGCAGGCCGTGGGCCAGCTGACCGGGGGCATCGCTCACGATTTCAACAACATCCTCGCGGTTGTCCTCGGCAACCTGGAGCTGCTCGACGAGCAGATCACCGACCTCGACCTTCGGGAACTGATCGCGGATCCGCTGACCGCGACGATGCGCGGCGCCGAGCTGACCAAGCGGCTGCTGGCTTTCGCGCGACTGCACCCGCAGCAGCCACAGCCGGTCGACATCGCAACGCTGACCGACCGTGTCGTCGACCTCCTCCGACCCGCCCTCACGGAGGCGACCCAGATCACGGTGTCACACGGCCCGGGCCTCTGGCATGCCTTCGTCGACAAGGGGCAGCTGGAAACAGCGCTCTTCAACATCGGGCTCAATGCGCGCGAGGCGATGCCCGAGGGTGGCGCTCTCCTCATCGAGACGGCGAATGCGCAACTCGATGCCGACTACGCCGCAGTGAACCAGGAGGTCGTCCCCGGCGACTATGTGATGATCGCGGTCACCGATACGGGCCGGGGCATGCCCCCGGACGTGTTGGCCAAGGCCTTCGACCCCTTCTTCACGACCAAGGAGCCCGGCAGCGGCACCGGCCTTGGACTGAGCATGGTGTATGGCTTCGCCAAGCAGTCCGGCGGGCATGTGCGCATCTATAGCGAGATTGACCGCGGCACCATAGTACGGCTCTATTTGCCCTGCGGTGGATTTCGATCGAGTCCACGCGGGAAGGACGAGGCGCTCGGGATGAAGGGAGGCGGACGCACCATCCTGGTCGTGGAAGACGACGAACAAGTGTCGCGATGGATCGTGCGGGCCCTCGAAGGTGCGGAGTTCCGGGTCGTCAAGGTTGGCGACGCCGCAGAGGCAATGCGCCGGATCACCGACGGCTTGAAACCCGACTTGCTGCTCACGGATGTGGTGCTGCCGGGCGGCACCACCGGAGTGAAACTCGCTGCCGGGCTGGCGGCGCGCGGCTGCCACGCCAAAGTGCTTTTCATGTCCGGCTATTCGCGTGATGCCGTCGCCAGGGGTGAAGCGCTGCCGCCCGATGCGCGGCTGCTGAACAAGCCGTTCCGCCGGGCAGAACTGCTTCAGCAGGTCCACGGCCTGCTCGCCGAAGGGGAGACGAAATGATGGGCGACGCACCGGATCCGGCCGCCGGGGGCGCAGCGCCGACACCCGAACCGACCGCAAGACGCCTGCTCGTCATGGACGACGAAGCCGCTTTCGCGCGTTTCGTCCGGCGTATTGCCGAGGGTGAAGGCTACGAGGTGGAGGTTCTCACCCTGCCGCGCGAGTTTGCGGAAACGTTCGAGCGTTTCGACCCGAACGTGGTGATTCTCGATGTGGTCATGCCGGAAATCGACGGCATCGAGCTGATACGCTGGCTCATAGCCCGGGAAGCGCACATCAAGCTGATCGTCATGACCGGCTTCAATCCGATGTACGCGACCATGGGAGCGGTTCTTGCCGAGGCGCACGGCTTGATGGAGGTAACGTCGGTCGTGAAGCCGATCGGCGTCGCCGACCTGCGGAAGCTGCTGGCCTAGGCTTGGGCCGGCGAGGCGGCGCGTCACCGCGCCGGAGCGGCCTCCGGCGCCGGCGACAGCCGATCGAGTACCTGGTCGTTTCCGGACGGCAGCGACGCGCCGCCCTGGCGCATGAGCTGGTCCAGAACACTGCCGCCTCGCTCCGCGGGTGCCGCAGGCGGAGCCGGTGGGGAGGCCGGGGACGGCGCGCCAGGCATCGTGGCCGGCGCCCTGAGCAGATTGTCGAGCACGCTCCCCGAGCCCTGCCCGGACGGATCCGGCATCGGTTTCAGCAGATCGTCCAGGGGCGACCGTCCCGGGGGTAGGGTCGGGGTGCCCTGATGCATGAGCCCGTCGAGCGGCCCCGGCGCACCCTGCCCGGTCCCGTCGCCGACCGCGGCTGCCGGCTGGCCGAACACCTTGCTCGGCAGCCAAGTGGTCAGTTGCGGGAACGTCCAGAGCAGTCCGAGTGCCACGATCTGCAATGCCACGAAAGGAATGATGCCGCGATAGATGTCGCCGGTCGTGATGCTCGCGGGCGCCACCCCGCGCAAATAGAAGAGCGCGAACCCGACGGGCGGCGTCAGGAAGCTGGTCTGCAGGTTGACGCCGATCATCACGCCCAGCCAGATGGGGTTCACGTCGAGCATCAGGATTGCCGGCGCCGTGATCGGCACGACGATCAGGATGATCTCGAACGTGTCCATGAAGAAGCCGAGGATGAACATCAGGAACATCACGGCCAGCACGGCGCCGAAGGCACCGCCCGGCATGCGGCTCAGCACGTCGTGGACCAGTTCCTCGCCGCCGAGGCCACGGAAGACCAGCGAGAAGAGCGACGCCCCAAGGACGATCACAAACACCAGCGCCGTGATCATCAGCGTGGAACGCATCACCTCGAACAGCGCCCGCAGTCCGAACTGGCGCTTCGCCAGCGCCAGGACCATGGCGCCCAGGGCGCCGATCGACGCCGACTCCGTCGGCGTGGCGATGCCGGCAAGGATCGAGCCGAGGACGGCGACGATCAACAGGAGCGGGGGAAAGAGCGTTGAGAAGACGCGGAACTTCAGCGTGCGCTTCTCCTCCACGCTCATCACCAGCGGCGGGCAGCTGGAGGGCCGCAGGACCGCCATGGCGACGACGTAGAGAATGTACATGCCGACCAGCATGAAGCCGGGAATAAAGGCGCCGGCGAACAGATCGCCCACCGACACCGGCTCACCGCTGTAGTTGCCCTTGGACATCTGGGCCAGCGTGTTCGCACCGGACAGCAGGTCGCCCAGGAAGATCAGCACGATCGACGGCGGGATGATCTGCCCGAGCGTCCCGGAGGCGCAGATGATGCCGGTCGCCAGCTTGGGATCGTAGCCGGCACGCATCATCGCGGGCAGGCTGAGCAGGCCCATCGTAACGACGGTGGCGCCAACGATGCCCGTGGACGCCGCGAGCAGGGCACCGACGACGACGACGGAAATGCCGAGGCCGCCACGCAGACTCCCGAAGAGTTGGCCCATGGTCTCGAGCAGTTCCTCGGCGATCTTCGACCGCTCGAGCACGTTGCCCATGAAGACGAACAGCGGCACCGCGACGAGCACCTCGTTCGTCATTACGCCGAAATAGCGTGAGGCCAGTCCGCTCAGGAAATAGAAGTCGAACACGCCGAGCGCGTTGCCGAGGACGGCGAAGATCAACGATATCCCGGCCAGCGTGAACGCCACCGGATAGCCGATGAGAACGCCGAGAACCGTGAACACGAAGAGAGCGACGGCGAGAATCTCGCCGATAAGGGCGCTGCTCATGCTGCGGTCACGCCCTGGCTTCGTCGGCAGGCGGCAGAAGGTCTTCGCGGCCCTTCAGGACCAGCAGGCTCCGCGCCGCGACGGCCAGCCCCTGCAGGCCGAGGAGGGCGCAGAAACCGAGCAAAGCGGTCTTCAGGAGGAACAGGCCGGGCATGCCGCCTGTCTGCGCCGACGCCTCGAAGATGTCCCAGGAGGCACCGATATAGGGCCAGGACACGAAGGCGACGACGGCCAGCCAGGGGAGCAGGAAGAGCAGCGTGCCGATCAGGTCGACCAGCGCGCGCGCCCGCCTGGACATGTTGGCGTAGACGATGTCGACCCGGACGTGCCCGCCCCGCTTGAGCGTGTAGCCGGCACCCAGCATGAAGACCAGCGCGTAGGTCCAGACGTACAGTTCCTGCAGCCAGACGAAGCCCATCGAGAAGGCGTAGCGCAGCAGGACGACGGTTGCGCAGACCAGCACGGTGACCAGCGTCAGCCACGCCATGATCCGCCCGGCCCATTCATTCAGTCCGTCGACCGCACGGACAAATCCGACGAGCACCCGCACGCCGGCCCTCCCAAAGTTGCTGTCTCGTTGGCGCCTTGTCGGGCACAGACGAAAGGCTATCGGAAAGCCGGACGCCACAAAACAGAAATCCCCGGGCGGCCACCCGGGGATTTAGTTTGCTCCGAAGAGCGTCCGGTTTCTCTCCACCGGGAAGTCACGTCACTTTCGCCTCGTCACCGCCGGCGGACGTTGCCGGCATAGTCGGTACCCACCGAGACAATGGGGGCGCGCCTTGCAGGGGCTGCTTCGCGCGCGCCGTCCGTAGTTCCCCGGACTTGAATTCCGTTAGACCCCCTCGGCCGTCGACACCCTTCACGTTATGACCGAGGGATTACTTTTTTATTATCGGCCCCCACGGCTGGGCAAAAAGAGATCATGAAGCGCAAGGCGCGTGCAACAGAAATATCGACCGTGCATGCATCGCTTTCGGACACATCGGATAGCTGAGAATTCAGCGAGTTGAAGAATCGCTTCCCGTGCATCCGCAACGTGTTTCGACCTGCCCCGCGACGGCGCTTTGCTCATTTTTCGGGCGCGGTCAAAGAACAGGCGCAGACCACCGCGGCCTCAGCGCGCGAGCGCGCTTTCGAGCACGCGGGCGACGTGCACCGCCTCGCGGCCGCTGCCGTCGAGGATCTGGTGGCGGCAGCTGGTGCCGTCTGCGACCAGGATGGTGTCCTCGTCCGCCGCACGCACCGCCGGCAGCAGGCTGAGTTCGGCCATCTTCATCGACACGTCGTAGTGCCCGGCATCGAAGCCGAAGGAGCCGGCCATGCCGCAGCAACTCGACTCTACGGTCTCGACCGTCAGGCCGGGGACGATGCGCAGCAGGTCGGCAGCACCCTCGAACAGGCCGAAGCTCTTCTGGTGACAGTGGCCGTGCATCAGGGCGCGCGTCGCCTTCAGCGGCCGCAGGTCCGGGTCGAACCGGCCGGCGGCGCGCTCGGCCAGCAGGAACTCCTCGAACAGAAAAGCCTGCGCGGAGAGTGCCGCGGCCTCGTCGCCGGGCGTCAGGTAGAGGAACTCGTCGCGCAGCGACAGCAGGCAGGCCGGTTCCAGCCCGACCACCGGCACCCCCGCCTCGACATAGGGCCGCAGCGCGTCCAGCGTGCGGCGCACCTCGACCCGCGCCTCGTCCACCAGACCGGCCGACAGGAAGGTGCGCCCGCAGCAGGGCGGCCGGCTCTCCCCGGCGACGCTCGGATAGTGGACGTGATAGCCGGCGGCCTCCAGCACGCGGGCCGCGGCGCGCGCATTGTCCGGCTCGAAGGCGCGGTTGAACGTGTCGACCAGCAGCGCCACGTCGCGGCCGTCGCCGACGATCGCCGCCGGGTCGGAACCGGCGCGGAACGGCCGCCCGCTCCAGTGCGGCAGCGAGCGCCGGGCGGCGAAGCCGAACAGCTTCTCGCCGATGGCCCGTGCGCCGGGCAGGTGCGCGGCACCGTTCAGCAGCGCCGCGACCCGCCCCACCTTGCCGGCATAGCGCGGCATGAAGGCGACCAGCCGGTCCTTGAGCTCCAGCCCGTGCCGGGCGCGGTAGTGGAACAGGAACTCGACCTTCATCTTCGCCATGTCGACGCCGGTCGGGCACTCGCGGCGGCAGCCCTTGCAGCCGACGCAGAGGTCGAGCGTGTCGTACATCGCGTCTGACGTCAGCGCGTCGGCGCCGAGCTGGCCCGAGAGCGCCAGGCGCAGCGTGTTGGCACGGCCGCGGGTCAGGTGCTGCTCGTCCTCGGTGGCGCGGAAGGACGGGCACATCACGCCGGCGTCGCGCTTCCGGCAGGTGCCGTTGTTGTTGCACATCTCGGCCGCCCCCAGGAACGAGCCGAACTCCCCCCAGTCGAGCACCGGCACGTGCGGCAGCGGCTTGTAGTTCGGCCCGTAGCGGAAGAGGCGCCGGTCGTCCATGCGCGGCGCCTTCACCACGCGGCCCGGGTTGAACAGGTTCGTCGGGTCGAAGGCGCCCTTCACCTCCTCGAAGGCCTGGACGATGCGCGACCCGTAGATCCGGTCGTGGAACTCGGCGCGGACGATGCCGTCGCCGTGCTCGCCCGAGTGCGAGCCCTTGTATTCGCGGACGAGTTCGAACGCCTCCTCGGCGATGGCGCGCAGCTTGCGCGTGCCGTCGTCGGTCTTCAGGTTGATGATCGGCCGCACGTGCAGCAGGCCGACCGAGGCGTGCGCGTACCAGGTGCCGCGCGTGCCGTGCTTGTCGAAGACCGCCGTCAGCCGGTCGGTGAAGTCCGCGAGGTCGGCGAGCGGCACGGCGCAGTCCTCGATGAAGGAGACCGGCTTGCCGTCGCCCTTCATCGACATGACGATGTTGAGCCCCGCCTCGCGCACCCGCCAGACCGCCGCCTGGAACCCCGGCTCCACCGCCTCGACCACCGAGAAGGGAAAGCCCAGGTCGCCCATCATGCGGTCCAGGTCGCGCAGCCGGCGCAGCAGCGGCGCCTCCTCGGTGCCCGCGAACTCGACCAGCAGGAGCGCGTCCGGCTCGCCGCGCACCATGCGCTCGACCGTCGCGCGAAACTGCGGCATCTCGCGCGACAGCTCGATGATGCCGCGGTCGACCAGCTCCACCGCCTCGGGGTCGAGCGTCACCAGATATTGTGTGGCCGCCATCGCATCGCGGAAGTTCGGGAAGTGGCAGATCCCGAGCACCCGGCGCGGCGGCAGCGGTGCGAGGTCGACCTCGACCTCGGTGAAGAAACCCAGCGTCCCCTCGGAGCCCACCAGAAGGCTGGCCATGTTGTGGCCGACCGGGTCGACCGTGTTCAGGTTGTAGCCGGCGACGTTGCGCAGCAGCTGCGGCCACCGGCGGCGGATCTCGTCGCGCTCGCGCCCGGCGATGGCCCGCACCCGCTGCACCAGGTCGGCGTAGCGCGGCGGCAGGTCGGCGCCGGTCAGCACCCCCGGCACCGGCCCGAAGTCGTAGGTGCCGCCGTCCGCCAGGATCGCCCGGATGCCGCGCGTGTTGTGCACCATGTTGCCGTAGCGGATGGAGCGCGCGCCGCAGGAATTGTTGGCCGCCATGCCGCCGATGGTGCAGCGGCTGGCGGTCGAGATGTCGATCGGGAACCACACCCCGTGCGGCCGCAGCACCTTGTTCAGCTGGTCGAGCACGACCCCCGGCTCGACCCTGGCCCGCATCCCCTCCAGGTCGATCTCGAGGATGCGGTTCAGGTGCGCCGAGGTGTCGACGACCAGCGCCTCGTTGATCGTCTGCCCGGCCTGGCTCGTGCCGCCGCCGCGCGCCGTGACCGGGAACCCCTCCTCCCGCGCGATGGCGAGCGCCGCCTCGATGTCGGCCACCGACTTCGGCCGCACCACGCCGATCGGCTCGACCTGATAGATCGACGCGTCGGTGCTGTAGCGGCCGCGGGTGAAGGCGTCGAACAGCACCTCCCCCTCCACCGCGCCGGCCAGGCGCTGGGCCAGTCGGCTGTCGCCGGGCTTCACGGCGCGGCGTCGGGCGGCGGCGGCTCTGGCGGCGTCTCCCTGGGGCAAGCCAAGCTCCTGATCTCTCTGCGGATCCGTCGCCCATCCTACGCGGAAACCGGGCGCCAAGGCCATTGCGCGCGATGGCGCCGTCCGAGGCCCGCCGTCACGGTCGGGGCGGTCGCGGAGGATTACCTTTCATTCCCTTTCCTTCCGTTTCGTGGGTGCGGCCGGCGGGAGGCCGTGGTCGGGGGTTACCGTTCATTCCCTTTTGTTCCTTTTCGTTGGGCGGCGGGGGTGAAGCGCGGATTCGGCGGTCGGCATGGCGGGTCTCCCGAGGGGGCATTCGGCATGTGTGCTTTTTGTCCTAAAAATGCAATCGCACCGCTCTCGGGCGGCCCCCCTTCGACGCCGCCGCGTTCCCCGGCCTACACTTCGCCCACGCGATCGTCGCGGGAGGAGAAACGCCCATGGGACCAAGACTGGTCGACTATCTGCTGTACGAGCCCGAGCCGTCGGGCATCCTGTGGATCAAGTTCAACCGGCCGGACAAGATGAACGCCCTGGTCGGCACGGCCGAGGAGAACGGCACCGTCGCCAAGGTGGGCGAATACATGCGCGCCGGCGACGACGACCCGAACGTGCGGGTCATCGTGCTGACCGGCGTCGGCAAGGGCTTCTGCTCCGGCGCCAATTTGGGCCAGAAGGCGCCGCCCGAGGTGACCGGCGAGAACTTCCCCGGCGCCCGCGGCGCCCACGAGGGGCCGGATGCGGCGCGGCAGCATTTCTTCCACGGCTTCACCGACCTGCACCGCGACATCTCGCTGATCCGCAAGCCGACCGTCGCCATGATCAACGGGCCGGCCGTCGGCTCCGGCATGGACATGGCGCTGCACTGCGACATCCGCATCGGCTGCGAGCGGACGCGCTTCATCGGCTATCACAATGCCGGGCAGATCATCGAGAACGGCGGCTCCTACTACCTGCCCAAGATGGTGGGATTGGGCCGGGCGCTGGAGTTCGCCTATACCGGCGAGCTGAAGGCCGAGCGCGCCTACGAATGGGGCATGCTGAACCACCTCGTCGCGTCCGAGGAGCTGGAGCCGTTCACCCGCGACCTGTGCGAACGGATGATGGCGATCCCGCCGATGGTGCAGTGGATCTCCAAACGCATCATGCGCGCCGCGCTCGACACCAGCCTGGAGACCACCATGGTGATGACCTCGAACGCCGGCGGCATCCTGCAGCAGTCCGAAGACGCGAAGGAGGCCCGGCGGGCGTTCATGGAGAAGCGGAAGGGGCAGTTCCGGGGGATGTAGGGGGCGCGGGAGGTGGGGGAGCACCCCCACGCCACCTTCCCGGTCGAGCGCGCAGCGCGATGCGCCGGGACCCAGAGCCCGCGCCGTGGCATCGCGAGCGGCTGCAAGCGTCGGTGCGCCCGCTCTGGGTCCCGGCGTTCCGCTGCGCTCCAGCCGGGAAGGTGCGAACCTATAGCCCCCCTGGCGCACCCACCCCTCCCCGCATTAACGTTCGGGGCACCCGCGCGCGCCGCGCCGGCGGGTATCGCTCCACAGGGAGAGAAGACGCGATGTTCAGTCACATCATGGTCGGGACGAACGACCTCGCCCGGTCGAAGAAATTCTACGACGCCACCTTCGGCGCGCTCGGCGCCAAGCCGGGGACCGAGGACACCGCCAAGGGCCGGCTGATCTACAGCCACAATGGCGGCCGCTACATCGTCACCAAGCCGATCGACGGCCAGCCCGCCTGCCACGCCAACGGCGGCACCATCGGCATCGCCATGGACAGCCCCGAACAGGTGGACGCCTGGCACAAGGCCGGCGTGGCCGCCGGCGGGAAGTCCATCGAAGACCCGCCGGGCGTGCGCGGCGGCACCATGTACCTGGCCTATCTCCGCGACCCCGACGGCAACAAGCTGTGTGCGCTGCACCGCCTGCCGGCGAAGTGAGGATAAAGGGGTAGGATGCGACGGGGGCCGTCCGGGAGGGCGGCTCCTCACCGTCCGCTACGGTCTCCACCCCAAGACCGTGCTTAATTAGCGAAAGATAACATGCCCGGCCGAAGCGGATGGGTTGCTGGTTGGTTAAGCGCCATAGCGGGTTGGCCAGTCTAGCGGAATCAAGGCTTTCCCTGAGGCGCGGGTCCAACGTTCGCGGGTGGCGCCTACATAAAGCGGGTCATCCGCGAAATAGGCGTGCTCAATTAGAAGTACTTGCAGCCCGCTGCAGCGCTCGACTTCGGCGAAGAGAAACGCGATGTGCTTACGCATTGCTTGAACATCTTCGTCCTCCTCCCCACCAGCAATCTCTGCCTCGTCTTCATCCTCGCCTCTTGTGGGGAAATAGGGACGGCTGATTTGGTCGAGAACCAGAACACCAGGCACGGGGGCAGCGACGACTTCAAAATAGCGCTGAAGCGCAAAGGATAGGGCGATGTGAATCGCCAGGTAATTTTGATCTGACCCGATATCTGGCAGTCGCAAGATAGTGCCACTGTCGGCCTCAATAACCGTGACCTCCGGCTGCCGGGAAGAGAAATCGAGCTCTGATCCAATGCAAGGAGCCACAGTGGGCAATTCAGCAAAGGCGTCCGATGCAAACTGGGATATTTTTGCCTCCGCACGTCGCAGCTTGATTTCTTTTGCTTCACGGTCGACCCGGCCTTCGAGTTCCGCGATGTCCGCGCGCAACACACTCAAGTCCCGGGAAGCCAGACGCGGCTCGTCAGCGCTTGCCTCAAGAAAGAATGAAATCCGGCCAAGCAGATGCGCACGAAGCTGCGCGAGGTCGGCAAGCCGACGGGTCTCCTCCGTCTGACGAAGCCAAGTTTGAATCTGATCATCGATCCGCCGGAGTTCGACGTTCAGGCGTTCGGTCTCCTCACCGAGCACTCGGTCGTGCTCAACCAGCTTTGGCTTTACGCGTTCTACCGCAACGCTTTCCGCGCGGACCTGGGCCAATGTGTCCTTAAGCGCTTGAGCAGTTTGCCTACCCCGCTCCGACGGAGCGTCGCAAACTGGGCAAACATTGGCTGGATCGCCCAGATGCAGGTGCTCCGCAAGCATCAGCTTGCCGCGCTGACGCGTGACCGCCCCTTCAAACCCAGTCGCTTCCTGAAGGGCCGTCCGTGTCACCTGCGACCGCCGCCTTGCTGCGGCAAGTTCGGACAGCGTCTCCCGGCGCCGCGCGTGCAAGGCACCAAGTTCACCTTCGGACGGATAGGCGTTGGCGTCCAGCTGTGT includes:
- a CDS encoding FAD-linked oxidase C-terminal domain-containing protein, whose amino-acid sequence is MPQGDAARAAAARRRAVKPGDSRLAQRLAGAVEGEVLFDAFTRGRYSTDASIYQVEPIGVVRPKSVADIEAALAIAREEGFPVTARGGGTSQAGQTINEALVVDTSAHLNRILEIDLEGMRARVEPGVVLDQLNKVLRPHGVWFPIDISTASRCTIGGMAANNSCGARSIRYGNMVHNTRGIRAILADGGTYDFGPVPGVLTGADLPPRYADLVQRVRAIAGRERDEIRRRWPQLLRNVAGYNLNTVDPVGHNMASLLVGSEGTLGFFTEVEVDLAPLPPRRVLGICHFPNFRDAMAATQYLVTLDPEAVELVDRGIIELSREMPQFRATVERMVRGEPDALLLVEFAGTEEAPLLRRLRDLDRMMGDLGFPFSVVEAVEPGFQAAVWRVREAGLNIVMSMKGDGKPVSFIEDCAVPLADLADFTDRLTAVFDKHGTRGTWYAHASVGLLHVRPIINLKTDDGTRKLRAIAEEAFELVREYKGSHSGEHGDGIVRAEFHDRIYGSRIVQAFEEVKGAFDPTNLFNPGRVVKAPRMDDRRLFRYGPNYKPLPHVPVLDWGEFGSFLGAAEMCNNNGTCRKRDAGVMCPSFRATEDEQHLTRGRANTLRLALSGQLGADALTSDAMYDTLDLCVGCKGCRRECPTGVDMAKMKVEFLFHYRARHGLELKDRLVAFMPRYAGKVGRVAALLNGAAHLPGARAIGEKLFGFAARRSLPHWSGRPFRAGSDPAAIVGDGRDVALLVDTFNRAFEPDNARAAARVLEAAGYHVHYPSVAGESRPPCCGRTFLSAGLVDEARVEVRRTLDALRPYVEAGVPVVGLEPACLLSLRDEFLYLTPGDEAAALSAQAFLFEEFLLAERAAGRFDPDLRPLKATRALMHGHCHQKSFGLFEGAADLLRIVPGLTVETVESSCCGMAGSFGFDAGHYDVSMKMAELSLLPAVRAADEDTILVADGTSCRHQILDGSGREAVHVARVLESALAR
- a CDS encoding enoyl-CoA hydratase-related protein; protein product: MGPRLVDYLLYEPEPSGILWIKFNRPDKMNALVGTAEENGTVAKVGEYMRAGDDDPNVRVIVLTGVGKGFCSGANLGQKAPPEVTGENFPGARGAHEGPDAARQHFFHGFTDLHRDISLIRKPTVAMINGPAVGSGMDMALHCDIRIGCERTRFIGYHNAGQIIENGGSYYLPKMVGLGRALEFAYTGELKAERAYEWGMLNHLVASEELEPFTRDLCERMMAIPPMVQWISKRIMRAALDTSLETTMVMTSNAGGILQQSEDAKEARRAFMEKRKGQFRGM
- a CDS encoding VOC family protein; this translates as MFSHIMVGTNDLARSKKFYDATFGALGAKPGTEDTAKGRLIYSHNGGRYIVTKPIDGQPACHANGGTIGIAMDSPEQVDAWHKAGVAAGGKSIEDPPGVRGGTMYLAYLRDPDGNKLCALHRLPAK
- a CDS encoding DUF3732 domain-containing protein, which codes for MIRWNIASIFFLGTSGQRREITLEPSSMNIITGASGTGKSTLIKAIDYCLGSSKCELPVHVRRRSLAVGVKWVAGEQEMIVGRLMPPDGQATSTRMFVTAGRNLSLPVVVDDFDGATTVEAAKAFIERSFGIGDLAGEPDAAGSGRGRATVRHVTPYLFVTKEVIYSESVLLHGLEKPDKARDIVASMPYFLRATDEASAMDERRLRQLQRLLDKEEARGRSLAAAETALKQRALSLLTEAHRIGITTPPSLEASESDLMAELKAVSKTQLDANAYPSEGELGALHARRRETLSELAAARRRSQVTRTALQEATGFEGAVTRQRGKLMLAEHLHLGDPANVCPVCDAPSERGRQTAQALKDTLAQVRAESVAVERVKPKLVEHDRVLGEETERLNVELRRIDDQIQTWLRQTEETRRLADLAQLRAHLLGRISFFLEASADEPRLASRDLSVLRADIAELEGRVDREAKEIKLRRAEAKISQFASDAFAELPTVAPCIGSELDFSSRQPEVTVIEADSGTILRLPDIGSDQNYLAIHIALSFALQRYFEVVAAPVPGVLVLDQISRPYFPTRGEDEDEAEIAGGEEDEDVQAMRKHIAFLFAEVERCSGLQVLLIEHAYFADDPLYVGATRERWTRASGKALIPLDWPTRYGA